Proteins encoded in a region of the Salinicoccus sp. RF5 genome:
- a CDS encoding UPF0223 family protein, with amino-acid sequence MEEYSYPIDVDWSTDEIIDVVAFFEAVEEAHEEGIAAVELKEKYRKFKAVVPGKAEEKTVFREFKSNSGLESYAAVKLLKDADDDDVIRI; translated from the coding sequence ATGGAAGAATACAGCTATCCAATAGATGTCGACTGGTCGACGGATGAAATCATCGACGTCGTCGCATTTTTCGAAGCGGTGGAAGAAGCCCATGAGGAAGGAATCGCCGCTGTGGAGCTTAAAGAAAAGTACCGGAAGTTCAAGGCGGTCGTTCCCGGTAAGGCCGAGGAGAAGACGGTCTTCAGGGAATTCAAATCGAACAGCGGACTCGAATCATATGCAGCGGTCAAGCTGCTCAAGGATGCCGATGATGACGATGTCATCAGAATATAG